tgcctttctgtctgcatcaGCTTAAATACTTCACCTCATTTACTCATTCCTCGTTCACCTCATTCACTGTTAGTCAGTAAATGTCACATTGTCTGTTCTCCACCAGGTCATTCCTTGTCGTTTGGTCtcctttgtttagtttttgaGCCCGTGAGCCCTAACCTCCCTGCGTTGCCATGTGTTTATAGCTATGGTTTCTTTTTCTTACAGTTACTGTTTGGGGGAGGgtttttggttgtgttttttgtggtcTGCGATTTTGTGGCAGGCTGAAACAAATGTTGTCTCCTCAGGCTAATGAACGGAAGCTTCACATCCGATGTTCTTCCCCTGGGTGCACACAGAAGCATAGACTGGCCAAAGCTGAAGCAGGTTGACGGAGGTCGGGATGGATGACGTCCATCATCGAGCAGAAGAGAACAGTGAACATCAGTCTTACCTTCACAAACGCTCCTTGTTTCACCAGATAACCTTCCTTTGTCCCCAGCTGAAAGACAGGTGTGGGTAGGTTCAAACGTCTAGTGGACGATTGGATCACGTCATGAGCTTATTTGATTGCGAACTTGGATGAACAGGATGACTGCTTATAGGTATAACTATAAGTTATAGCCATAGTAAACTTAAAGTATAACCATGATGGTGGCATGATGAGAGCCAGCTGAGGCCTGTGCTCAgtcacttcctgctccaccACCAATAGAAACACGGCTTTGACCCCGACGTGTGCGGTCGTACCGGAGGTGCGTCTGCCACCAGGTCGTTCCCTGTGCGTCCGCTCTGTATCGCTGTGTGAACACGCACAGACTCGTAGATGGAGGGCTCCTCCACACGCCACGGGTACGGACTCTTCAGCACCATGAGGGTTCCTGGATCCAAGCAGAGCCAGGATTAAGAACATGATCTACAAAAGCTACTGAGAAGCCTTAGTGATTCCTAGAGGAGGCACATGACAGAGACTTCACTGTGTTTAAAGACAAATACACAGAGGAGCAATAGACGCTGCCTCTGATTGTGTTCTACTGTCGCATTAATGCATGAACGAGGTTGAATGACCACTGACATCAGCTCTGACCCAGGTAAAATCCAGTGAGATCGTTTCTCTTTTGTCCTCCTTTAACAGCTGGTGATGTGTATTCGCCTGTCAGCTGACGTCCGCGTACACTCTGTACTGAGtcaacagagacaaagctgcagtGACGCGAGCCTTACCGGTGTCGCTGCCCAGCAGAGGCTGGTTGGCGAAGTGGCTGACGAACTGCTGAAGGCTTGTGAACTTGTTGAAGCCGAACATGTAGCCATCCTCCGTGCGAGTCACGTGGAAATGCTTGACTGAGTCCTGTGCCCTGAGtcaaaccacaaaaacaccCAGAGAAACAACAAATTGTTAAATTAAGGAGCAGCAAAAGTGGAACGTTTACATTTGTAGCTTAAGTACAAATATTCTGTCCTCAGTGTTGAGCTACCGGACAATGATTTAAACCTCCAGAGAAGTTCCACCGATGGCAACCAGGTCTACTGTTTTATGGAAAGGCCTGAACCTGAGGAGCCCGGACTCAAATCCCCTAAAAGTCCCTAAATACTGATTTGATTAAATTCATAgtctgtattatttattatttcacctCATCTAGTCAGATGGGGAGTTTGGCTGAGAGAAGCAGACATCTGGTCTGTGCTGACGAGGACCAATGCGTGTTTTACTATTTGAACGGACACGAACCAGCTGAGAGATGCACTCACTTCACAGACAGAGCGAAGCAGTCTGGTCCCCCGTTACTGTTCCTCAGCAGGTAACTCCCAACCGTCCCATTGGACAGAAGAAGAGCTTCTGCTGCATGACGGGACAGGTCGTAGTGGTACCACCTTAAACGGGAGAATCACATCAGCTTCAGTTCATCGGGTCAAAGCGATCTAAAAGCATCTACGGACGGAAGTGCGACGACAGCAACTGTCGCCTGGAGCCCCTTTTAACTGAACCTTGTTGCACTAGAAGCATTTTTCCATCTTTAACTGTAAAACAGTTAGAaactattttcttttctttttctccccttCAGGTGCTGCTGATTCTAGCATGCACTGTAGAAACTAAACTAATATTCGTCCAGTAGATCAACAGAGGAAGATGACTCAAATGTGCAAACAGTCCTGATGATATCAATATTTAAAGATACACACAACGTGTCATCTGTAggtaaatatttacattgtatGTAGTGAATTAATTCCTGTCCATGAATAAATTTACATACACAATATGTTGTATTTTAACATCTTCTTCCTGAAATATCTATCAACATAAACATGAGTCACTCACTAGATATCTGTAAATAGTGGCTGTGATGTCAGTTAAAGGCAGAAGGAGCCAACATCAAACCCTCGTTTCCTGACGCTGTAGTATTACTGTAGTATAAGTATTAATACTGGTTGTTTACATGTACAACAGACTGAAGGCAGTTATGTAACGGCCGACTAGTGTTTACTCTTCTCTGTCTTAGACACCACTGATTCTCTCTAACTTGTATCCTGCTGGTTACGTCTGCTGTTACTCAGTAAACACTATGTTTTGTCTTGTGTCCGGTGTAAATATCAGCGTAAAATGTTTTATAGTTTCTAATTTGGGTCTGGGTCCGACCAATCCGGCTGTGGCGGACTCAGGTTCTTACCCCAGGGTCTCCAGCTCGTCGTGCATGTCTTCGCTTGAAGCGTCGCTGTAGTAGCTCATGTCTGACGATCGGCGACCGgttcatccagcagcagaagtGAAAGCTGTCAGACGAAGGCACGCCCAGCAGGAAACACGCTCAGCTGGGCCGGGGTGGTGATCTCCTGCAGCATGCTGTGGCGTTAGAACAGCGGTCCGCTCCGGTTCGCATGTTAACATATTtacacagacaggccacaaaAGCAGAACATTCTACTTCCACGGTGGGAAATGTGTCAGTACATTTAAATCAGACACTGACCTGACTCAGACCTTCTGTTATGAGACAGAGAACGGCTCAACTAATCTTTATGATA
Above is a window of Betta splendens chromosome 22, fBetSpl5.4, whole genome shotgun sequence DNA encoding:
- the dapp1 gene encoding dual adapter for phosphotyrosine and 3-phosphotyrosine and 3-phosphoinositide, with product MSYYSDASSEDMHDELETLGWYHYDLSRHAAEALLLSNGTVGSYLLRNSNGGPDCFALSVKAQDSVKHFHVTRTEDGYMFGFNKFTSLQQFVSHFANQPLLGSDTGTLMVLKSPYPWRVEEPSIYESVRVHTAIQSGRTGNDLVADAPPLGTKEGYLVKQGAFVKNWKQRWFTLNRYELKYFRDKMCEEPIRTLDLRACSAVQFDYSHNRVNSFCLVFPDRTFYLCANTGVEADEWIKILRWKLSQIQKGR